In Euphorbia lathyris chromosome 9, ddEupLath1.1, whole genome shotgun sequence, the following are encoded in one genomic region:
- the LOC136205803 gene encoding calreticulin, giving the protein MANPKFISLLLLSLFAIASAGVFFEERFEAGWDKRWVPSDWKKDENTAGVWNYTSGKWNGDSNDKGIQTSEDYRFYAISAEFPDFSNKDKTLVFQFSVKHEQKLDCGGGYMKLLSGDVDQKKFGGDTPYSIMFGPDICGYSTKKVHAILNYKGTNHLIKKEVPCETDQLTHVYTLIIRPDASYSILIDNVEKQTGSLYSDWDLLPAKKIKDPEAKKPEDWDDKEFIPDPEDKKPEGYDDIPKEVADPDAKKPEDWDDEEDGEWTAPTIPNPEYKGAWKPKKIKNPNYKGKWKTPMIDNPDFKDDPELYVFPNLKYVGIELWQVKSGTLFDNVLICDDPEYALKMAEETWGKNKDAEKAAFEEAEKKNEDEEAKADPVDTDAEDDDDDDTDDTEGDEDGDLKLDGAGDIPDIKDEEDVHDEL; this is encoded by the exons ATGGCGAACCCTAAATTCATTTCTCTGCTTCTTCTATCACTCTTCGCGATCGCATCTGCTGGAGTCTTCTTCGAGGAACGTTTCGAAG CTGGATGGGACAAGAGGTGGGTTCCATCTGATTGGAAGAAAGACGAGAATACAGCTGGTGTATGGAACTACACTTCTGGAAAATGGAATGGAGACTCCAACGACAAAG GTATCCAAACAAGTGAAGATTACAGGTTTTATGCTATTTCAGCTGAGTTCCCCGACTTCAGCAACAAGGATAAGACTCTTGTCTTCCAATTTTCTGTCAAGCATGAACAGAAGCTTGATTGCGGTGGTGGCTACATGAAGTTGCTCAGTGGTGATGTTGACCAGAAGAAATTTGGTGGTGACACCCCATACAG TATAATGTTTGGACCGGATATTTGTGGTTACAGCACCAAGAAAGTTCATGCTATTCTGAACTACAAAggaacaaatcatttgatcAAGAAGGAAGTTCCTTgtgaaactgaccaactcactCATGTTTACACATTGATCATCCGTCCAGATGCTTCCTATAGCATCCTTATTGACAATGTAGAGAAGCAAACTGGTAGTTTGTACTCCGATTGGGATCTTCTTCCAGCAAAGAAGATCAAGGACCCCGAGGCCAAAAAA CCAGAAGATTGGGATGACAAGGAGTTCATTCCTGACCCTGAGGATAAGAAACCAGAG GGGTATGATGACATTCCAAAGGAGGTTGCAGATCCTGATGCCAAGAAG CCTGAAGATtgggatgatgaggaagatggtGAATGGACTGCCCCAACCATTCCAAACCCCGAGTACAAGGGTGCATGGAAGCCCAAG AAAATTAAGAATCCTAACTACAAGGGCAAATGGAAGACACCAATGATTGACAACCCAG ATTTCAAGGATGACCCAGAGCTCTATGTTTTTCCTAATTTGAAGTATGTTGGTATTGAATTATGGCAG GTGAAATCTGGTACCTTGTTTGACAATGTTCTGATCTGCGATGATCCTGAATATGCATTGAAAATGGCCGAGGAAACATGGGGAAAGAATAAGGAT GCTGAGAAGGCAGCATTTGAAGAGGCAGAAAAGAAGAACGAAGATGAG GAAGCGAAGGCTGACCCTGTTGACACTGAT GCTGAAGATGACGATGATGATGATACTGATGACACAGAAGGAGATGAAGATGGTGACCTTAAATTAGATGGAGCAGGAGATATTCCTGACATCAAGGATGAAGAAGATGTACAT GATGAGTTGTAG